One window of the Cotesia glomerata isolate CgM1 linkage group LG10, MPM_Cglom_v2.3, whole genome shotgun sequence genome contains the following:
- the LOC123272758 gene encoding dynein axonemal assembly factor 6: MDGIMGYNDLKALQALINPNNSDSEDEDLSQKGLRKLGPGDVGGLKESSEPNPGPNVPLNLESDDIWDSSEVTTTSTELLDPRQVPEYEMKFKQAVTTEDVFLGMGFKTPGSASCEWITLSIKLPSESMKNIELTVESDLVDVRSPKYRLYLPTPHSIDPNNSSAKWLNDKDTLELTLKLVRELDGINF; the protein is encoded by the exons ATGGATGGAATCATGGGTTACAATGATTTAAAAGCGCTTCAAGCTTTAATTAATCCCAATAATTCTGATTCTGAAGATGAGGATCTTTCGCAGAAAGGATTACGTAAACTAG GTCCTGGTGACGTCGGTGGCTTGAAAGAGTCATCAGAGCCAAATCCCGGGCCAAACGTTCCATTAAACCTAGAAAGCGACGATATTTGGGATTCTTCAGAAGTAACAACAACTTCAACTGAACTTTTAGACCCTAGACAAGTGCCAGAATATGAAATGAAGTTCAAACAAGCTGTCACTACTGAAGATGTTTTTCTAGGG ATGGGTTTCAAAACTCCAGGATCAGCCTCTTGTGAATGGATAACACTTTCGATAAAACTACCGAGCGAGTCGATGAAAAATATTGAGCTTACTGTCGAATCAGATTTAGTAGACGTACGGAGCCCTAAGTACCGATTGTATTTGCCGACTCCTCACTCTATTGATCCGAACAATTCGTCAGCCAAGTGGCTCAATGATAAGGATACACTTGAGCTTACATTGAAACTTGTCCGTGAATTGGacggaattaatttttaa